The Deltaproteobacteria bacterium region CTGAAGATCGCTGGGATGTACACGTCCTCCGTGCCCTGTTTCTGAGCCACCAGTGCTCCTCTGAGGGAGAGACTCGGGTCCCCCTTGAATACGTGGGGGTTCATCTGAAACGGCACGCCGTAGCGCGCCACCCAGCGACCGATGTCCTGGCCCGCATACTTCCGCTTGTTGGCACAGGTCACCGTCGTCGGAACGTTGCCGACCTGCTTCATGAGATTCAGCAGGTGCATCGGCCAGAGACGGAAGCGGGCACCGGTTCGCTCTTTCAGAGCAGCGAACTGCGTCTGGGCGAGATAGGTGTAGGGGCTGACGAAATCGAAGAAGAAATCGACATCTTGTGGCATTGGATCCTCCTATGAAAAAATCGGGGGCTATACTCACTGGGGGTGAGAGAGACATCTGGTAACGGTACTATTCGACCAGATCACAGCGTACGCCCGACAGGCTGACCTGAAGCCCCTCGGAGTCGCGGCGTATTTGCTTCATGGACTCGCCGGTCCAATGGGCCTGGAAGGCCTCTGAACTGGCGTAGACTTCGTAGAGCATCACGGTGTCGGGATCATCGTGTGGCGCGAGGATCTCGAATTGCAGTGTACCCGGCTCGTTGGCCCGGCAGCGCTCCGCATGGGCCCGCAGATGCTTTAGGTACTCGTCACGCCTACCAGGCGCGACCTTAATGGTCCCAACGATCGCGAGTTTGGCCATTGGCTTCTCCTCCTCTGAATTGGTTGATTTACGCTGGTGTCATCCATTGTGTTGCTGAGGGGTAAAAGGGCGAACATCCGACTTCGACGCGTTACGTCAACTGTCCACGATTATCCTGACTACGGACTCCCCTGATTCCGGGAGAAACTGGTCACCATTTTTCGACCCACGGTCGTAGCACGACTTCGCATGCCCAGGTCGATCGATGCTGGCGGTGCAGTTGCAAATAGGTCTCGGCGATGCGGTCCGGGTCGGCCATATTGTCGTCGACGGTCGTTCCCGCCAGTCGGTGCGCGCGGGTGCCGTCTTCCTGCGTCCAGCCAATCGCGGCGTCGATCGGCACATGCACGATGTGGATACCCTGCGGCATCAGTTCTCTTGCCATGCTCTGCGCGAGTCCAGCCTTGGCCTGACATGCCATCGCAAAGGCGCCACTCAACGGGAAGCCTTTAAGCGCTGCGCTTGCGTTCGTGAAGATGATCGTTCCTTTCGTGCCGTTGGCGTTGGGTTTGTTCTCGCGCATGAGTCGAGCTGCTTGCTGACCTACCAAAAACGCGCTGAACGCCGAGTTCCGAAGCGTATCGAGCGCCATGCCCGGATCTGCTTCGGTGATCCCCTTGCGAAAAATGCCGGGAACTCGGCCGTCAATGTTGTGCACGAGAAGTGTCGGTGTGCCGAGGTCACGAACCGCATCCTGGAACAGACGTTCCACTGCCGCGGGGTCGCTTGCATCGCACGCGTATCGGCGCACGCCGTGCATCTTCTCCAGATTCTGCAGGACCGATTTGTCCGGATCCCTGGCTGCGATGCCGACACGCATGCCCCGTTCCGCGAACAGCCTGGCGCAACTTGCGCTGATGCCGGGGCCGCCCCCAACGATGAGTGCAACGTCTTGTGAAGGTTCGTTGTCGCGTTTGTCGGATTGAGTCATGTATCGTGCCCTCCTAGCTTCTTCTTCAGCCATTTCGATCCTCCCTGGGCCAGCCGGTTTCATGCGTCGTTCGATTGCCTCAGTGATTCCACCATGCACGATCGGAGAATGCCCGCAGGTCGATCTCGTGCGTCCACGTGGATCGGTGTTGTTGCGCGAGGTGGACGTAGGTCTCCGCGATCTGCGTGGGAAGCATGAGCCCGTCATGTTCGTTGCCTCGGGTTTCCCTCAGCTGTTCGAACCGTTCCGGTCCCAGCATCTTTCCCAAGGTGTCGGGCGCATCTACGGTGCCGTCGATCACGATGTGCGCAATGTGGATTCCCTTCGACGCGAACTCTGCGTTCAGCGACTGGCAGAGCATTCGTCGTCCTCCCATGGCGGCCGCATGCGAGTGTTGACCGCCGTTCCCGCGCATTGCCGCTGTTGATGAAGTCACGAGGAGTGTCCCTTTGCCTCGCGCTTCCATCAGCGGGCACACGACCGATGCGAGGCGAAACAGGCCGAACGTACCAAGACGCCAACCCGTCTCGAATGCCTTGGCAGACGTGTCCTTCAGCGCCCTATCGCCAATCTGGGCGCCCAGGTTGTAGACGGCCACTTCGATGGGACCGATGTCGGCCT contains the following coding sequences:
- a CDS encoding antibiotic biosynthesis monooxygenase, giving the protein MAKLAIVGTIKVAPGRRDEYLKHLRAHAERCRANEPGTLQFEILAPHDDPDTVMLYEVYASSEAFQAHWTGESMKQIRRDSEGLQVSLSGVRCDLVE
- a CDS encoding SDR family oxidoreductase, with amino-acid sequence MTQSDKRDNEPSQDVALIVGGGPGISASCARLFAERGMRVGIAARDPDKSVLQNLEKMHGVRRYACDASDPAAVERLFQDAVRDLGTPTLLVHNIDGRVPGIFRKGITEADPGMALDTLRNSAFSAFLVGQQAARLMRENKPNANGTKGTIIFTNASAALKGFPLSGAFAMACQAKAGLAQSMARELMPQGIHIVHVPIDAAIGWTQEDGTRAHRLAGTTVDDNMADPDRIAETYLQLHRQHRSTWACEVVLRPWVEKW
- a CDS encoding SDR family NAD(P)-dependent oxidoreductase, yielding MKPVCLVIGAGAGIGGTVARRFAREGYHAVLCRRSDSDGLNRLMDAIKGDGGSATGFLLNAIEADSIEERVAAVEADIGPIEVAVYNLGAQIGDRALKDTSAKAFETGWRLGTFGLFRLASVVCPLMEARGKGTLLVTSSTAAMRGNGGQHSHAAAMGGRRMLCQSLNAEFASKGIHIAHIVIDGTVDAPDTLGKMLGPERFEQLRETRGNEHDGLMLPTQIAETYVHLAQQHRSTWTHEIDLRAFSDRAWWNH
- a CDS encoding 2-hydroxychromene-2-carboxylate isomerase, with the protein product MPQDVDFFFDFVSPYTYLAQTQFAALKERTGARFRLWPMHLLNLMKQVGNVPTTVTCANKRKYAGQDIGRWVARYGVPFQMNPHVFKGDPSLSLRGALVAQKQGTEDVYIPAIFSAYWSEALDVNDRGRLAARLDAAGLGGKAILEAADQPEYGERLAKNTELAAERGVFGSPTFIVGDDIFFGNDRLGFLEERLLR